One part of the Hyalangium ruber genome encodes these proteins:
- a CDS encoding PhnD/SsuA/transferrin family substrate-binding protein: protein MTSSPSPIRFVVYPSLGEVREHVRVELLGHAISLRMGRAVQVTTAPSYEALSQALEENRVDIAWGTAEQCARFGPRAWAVLRAVRFGHGHYHAALVCRSDDSLTLESLRGRRAAWVSPESMGGYLLIARHLEALGSPPAALFAEERFIGSYGGALRAVVSGEADVTSVLTSQPDEITARAFMGTHLGGGEHLLKPLLFSGPTPADGLILTRRLSREDAAALSACIVELSKGGAGMEPMIAAFHSEGFTPPADVLESTSKPWSHRGTNFVALRLDEEDRCREVWAEEDRALGRDVRGREGQTLAEVLGPHAAARLQALTRLTRHNRKGGRVKYHLQEAPGETRSYAAEMTWCPPSSEQSRPAVLLQLQDVTELSPLEEHLFRLASFPLMHPEPMLELDMAGALRYANPAAHERFPDLLAQGRNHPVVATAFAWALSGEEALPATVHLENRDWELAVVPLPDTGVLRVFAQDITARRQMERQEAKWSQELRTKNDALATALSKLREAQDRLILQERLAALGTLTAGIAHELRNPLNFVNSFSVLSEDLLREVTEELAAQGSIPAHLQESLADVAANVRRIKEHGHRMERIIRAMLEHSSGNKGERRDIALNVLLADSINLVYHGMWSRTPSFNIQFEQEFDEAVGKMQLVPQEISRVITNLLENACHAVHAKRQTLGGSFQGRIQVKTKSLPDSVEIHLHDNGTGIPQGIRDKLFTPFFTTKPAGEGTGLGLSISHEIIVKGYGGDMRFESEEGAFTTFIITLPRQRSEPPRPAGAPGEGRR, encoded by the coding sequence TTGACCTCATCCCCTTCCCCCATTCGCTTCGTCGTCTACCCGTCCCTGGGTGAGGTGCGGGAGCACGTCCGGGTGGAGTTGCTCGGCCACGCGATCTCCCTGCGCATGGGACGGGCGGTACAGGTGACGACGGCCCCCTCCTATGAGGCCCTCTCCCAGGCGCTCGAGGAGAACCGGGTGGACATCGCCTGGGGCACGGCCGAGCAGTGCGCCCGGTTCGGTCCGCGAGCGTGGGCCGTGCTCCGCGCGGTGCGCTTCGGACACGGCCACTACCACGCGGCGCTCGTCTGCCGCTCGGACGACTCCCTCACCCTGGAGAGCCTGCGGGGCCGCCGCGCCGCCTGGGTCAGCCCCGAGTCCATGGGAGGGTACCTGCTCATCGCGCGGCACCTGGAGGCCCTGGGCTCTCCCCCCGCGGCGCTCTTCGCCGAGGAGCGCTTCATCGGCTCGTACGGCGGGGCGCTGCGCGCGGTCGTCTCGGGGGAAGCCGATGTGACGTCCGTCCTCACGAGCCAGCCGGATGAAATCACCGCCCGGGCTTTCATGGGCACCCACCTGGGCGGCGGAGAGCACCTGCTCAAGCCCTTGCTCTTCTCCGGTCCCACTCCCGCCGACGGGCTCATCCTCACGCGCCGCCTCTCCCGGGAGGACGCCGCCGCGCTGAGCGCCTGCATCGTGGAGCTGAGCAAGGGAGGCGCCGGGATGGAGCCGATGATCGCGGCGTTCCACTCCGAAGGCTTCACGCCCCCCGCGGACGTGCTCGAATCCACCTCCAAGCCCTGGAGCCACCGAGGCACGAACTTCGTGGCGCTCCGGCTGGATGAGGAGGACCGCTGCCGCGAGGTATGGGCGGAGGAGGACAGGGCGCTGGGCCGTGACGTGCGCGGACGCGAAGGACAAACGCTGGCCGAGGTTCTCGGTCCCCATGCCGCCGCGCGATTGCAGGCCCTGACCCGCCTGACCCGCCACAACCGGAAGGGCGGCCGGGTGAAGTACCACCTCCAGGAGGCGCCAGGCGAGACGCGCTCCTACGCCGCCGAGATGACGTGGTGTCCCCCCAGCTCCGAGCAGTCGCGGCCCGCGGTCCTCCTGCAGCTTCAAGACGTCACCGAGCTCTCCCCGCTGGAGGAGCACCTCTTCCGGCTGGCCTCCTTCCCGCTGATGCACCCCGAGCCCATGCTGGAGCTGGATATGGCGGGGGCCCTGCGCTACGCCAACCCGGCGGCCCACGAGCGCTTCCCCGACCTGCTGGCGCAGGGCCGCAACCACCCCGTGGTTGCCACCGCGTTCGCCTGGGCCCTGTCGGGGGAAGAGGCGCTACCGGCGACGGTCCACCTGGAGAACCGGGACTGGGAGCTGGCGGTGGTGCCGCTGCCGGACACGGGCGTCCTGCGGGTGTTCGCCCAGGACATCACCGCGCGCAGGCAGATGGAGCGCCAGGAGGCGAAATGGTCCCAGGAGCTGCGGACGAAGAACGACGCGCTCGCCACGGCCTTGAGCAAGCTGCGTGAGGCCCAGGACCGGCTCATCCTCCAGGAGCGGCTCGCGGCGCTGGGCACACTGACGGCCGGAATCGCGCACGAGCTCCGGAACCCCTTGAACTTCGTGAACAGCTTCTCGGTGCTCTCCGAGGATCTGCTCCGCGAGGTGACCGAGGAGCTGGCTGCCCAGGGCAGCATCCCCGCGCACCTTCAGGAGAGCCTGGCCGACGTGGCCGCGAACGTGCGGCGAATCAAGGAGCATGGCCACAGGATGGAGCGGATCATCCGCGCCATGCTCGAGCACTCCAGCGGGAACAAGGGTGAGCGCCGCGACATCGCCCTCAACGTGCTGCTCGCGGACTCCATCAACCTCGTCTACCACGGCATGTGGTCGCGAACGCCCTCCTTCAACATCCAGTTCGAGCAGGAGTTCGACGAGGCCGTGGGCAAGATGCAGCTCGTCCCGCAGGAGATCAGCCGGGTCATCACCAACCTGCTCGAGAATGCGTGCCACGCCGTGCATGCGAAGCGCCAGACGCTGGGCGGGAGCTTCCAAGGGCGGATTCAAGTGAAGACCAAGAGCCTGCCGGACAGCGTGGAGATCCACCTCCACGACAACGGCACCGGCATTCCCCAAGGCATCCGGGACAAGCTCTTCACCCCATTCTTCACCACCAAGCCCGCGGGAGAGGGGACGGGGCTGGGGCTCTCCATCAGCCACGAGATCATCGTCAAGGGCTACGGAGGCGACATGCGCTTCGAGTCGGAAGAGGGCGCCTTCACGACGTTCATCATCACGCTTCCGAGGCAGCGCTCCGAACCCCCGCGCCCGGCGGGGGCACCCGGGGAAGGAAGAAGGTGA